A genome region from Streptomyces sp. SAI-135 includes the following:
- a CDS encoding Lrp/AsnC family transcriptional regulator: protein MQHSALLDELDQRIVHALQIDPRASWTRIGTVLGIDPVTAARRWERLRGDGVAWTCAYTSAAARQQELAIVEIDGAGQPLLIAEQLLDDPQCITIDITSGGRDLLLTVIAPDLHSLTNYLLERLGGLAHVRGIRTHLVSEIIGEGSNWRLNVLTDAEQARLRPITRTTIEVTRPFTSHESAVLSALVSDARAATTSIADQTGLSPRRVRDLVRELLQTGRVTLRAEVQAAAIGRPIYAWFFLRVPAATAATISPRLNSLRDIRGTFRIAGPNNVIIALWLRDLTEVGRLEAAIESHLPDVEVVDRSVVLRCAKRIGVIFDQEGRLLHRA, encoded by the coding sequence GTGCAGCATTCCGCCCTCCTGGACGAACTCGATCAGCGAATCGTCCATGCGCTTCAGATCGACCCCAGGGCCTCCTGGACCCGCATCGGGACGGTGCTCGGGATCGACCCGGTCACGGCAGCGCGGCGGTGGGAACGCCTCCGAGGCGACGGCGTCGCCTGGACGTGCGCCTACACCTCAGCGGCGGCACGGCAGCAGGAACTTGCGATCGTCGAGATCGACGGCGCCGGCCAGCCGCTGCTGATCGCCGAACAACTCCTGGACGACCCGCAGTGCATCACCATCGACATCACCTCGGGCGGGCGCGACCTCCTGCTCACCGTCATCGCCCCGGACCTGCACAGCCTCACCAACTACCTCCTCGAACGCCTTGGCGGACTCGCCCACGTCCGCGGCATCCGGACACATCTGGTGTCCGAGATCATCGGAGAGGGATCGAACTGGCGCCTGAATGTATTGACCGATGCCGAACAGGCCAGGCTGCGCCCCATCACCCGCACCACGATCGAGGTGACCCGTCCGTTCACGTCCCATGAGAGCGCCGTGCTGTCCGCGCTCGTCAGCGATGCACGCGCAGCTACGACCTCGATCGCCGACCAGACCGGACTGAGCCCCCGCCGCGTCCGAGACCTGGTCCGGGAATTGCTGCAGACGGGCCGGGTGACGCTGCGCGCCGAGGTGCAGGCCGCCGCGATCGGGAGGCCCATCTACGCCTGGTTCTTCCTCCGCGTCCCTGCCGCGACGGCCGCCACCATCAGCCCACGGCTCAATTCCCTCCGGGACATTCGCGGGACTTTTCGGATCGCGGGGCCCAACAACGTCATCATCGCCCTCTGGCTGCGCGATCTCACTGAGGTCGGCCGGCTTGAAGCCGCCATTGAGAGCCACTTGCCCGACGTCGAAGTCGTCGACCGCAGCGTGGTGCTCCGCTGTGCCAAACGCATCGGCGTGATCTTCGACCAAGAAGGGCGCCTACTGCACAGGGCTTGA
- a CDS encoding MFS transporter, with product MPSASANYRTLLCTSGAWAFFLPAAVGRLGIAMTGIGIVWLVHARTGSYAAAGLVTGGFAVADAVAGPQIGRLVDRFGQARVLYCVLSAHAGAMGLLLAGTVPDVVAGVLVGATLPQIGALSAARWSALLSGERAAALPTAFALEALVNGVSYMAGPALVSVLGAAGRPGAGVLLAAALVVGGGLTLAAQRRTVPPIAGRAERRHAGRALFRSAFLRQVALGLALGVFFGAMQVSVAAYAVGHGTPDVAALLYFASNCSNLVGGWAYGAGSHGGSPRRRQAAAAAVLTLSSGPLIFLDAPLAVGATLALTGLAVPVLLILASVLTESSVPRAVLTQAFTWGNSASAAGIAGAAAVAGRVVDTGGAHAGFGVAAGAAVVMTVLALSGLQDPSPDLPKSSAHLMG from the coding sequence GTGCCTTCGGCGTCGGCGAACTACCGCACCCTGCTGTGTACTTCGGGTGCTTGGGCCTTCTTCCTTCCCGCTGCTGTCGGGCGTCTAGGCATCGCCATGACGGGGATTGGCATCGTCTGGTTGGTGCACGCACGCACCGGGTCGTATGCCGCCGCGGGTCTCGTCACCGGCGGATTTGCTGTCGCGGACGCCGTCGCCGGGCCCCAAATCGGGCGCCTTGTCGACAGGTTCGGGCAGGCGCGAGTGCTTTACTGCGTGCTGAGCGCACATGCCGGGGCCATGGGGCTACTGCTCGCCGGCACCGTTCCGGACGTAGTCGCCGGGGTGCTCGTCGGGGCAACGCTGCCCCAGATTGGTGCCCTGTCCGCCGCTCGTTGGTCCGCCCTGCTGTCCGGCGAACGGGCTGCCGCGCTGCCCACCGCCTTCGCCCTGGAGGCCCTCGTCAACGGCGTCTCCTATATGGCGGGCCCGGCCCTGGTGAGCGTCCTGGGGGCGGCTGGCCGCCCGGGCGCCGGGGTCCTCCTTGCCGCCGCGCTCGTCGTCGGCGGCGGGCTCACCCTCGCCGCCCAGCGTCGTACTGTGCCGCCCATCGCTGGGCGCGCCGAGCGCCGGCACGCCGGACGCGCCCTGTTCCGCTCCGCATTCCTGCGGCAGGTCGCGCTCGGCCTCGCCCTCGGGGTGTTCTTCGGCGCGATGCAGGTGTCCGTTGCCGCGTACGCGGTCGGACACGGCACGCCGGACGTGGCAGCGCTGCTCTACTTCGCCTCCAACTGTTCGAATCTGGTGGGTGGTTGGGCCTACGGAGCGGGGAGCCACGGTGGCTCACCCCGGCGCCGCCAGGCCGCAGCCGCAGCCGTCCTCACCCTCTCGAGCGGCCCGCTGATCTTCCTCGATGCGCCCCTCGCGGTCGGCGCCACCCTCGCCCTCACCGGACTCGCCGTGCCTGTCCTCCTGATCCTCGCCTCCGTCCTCACCGAGTCGTCGGTCCCGCGCGCCGTCCTCACCCAGGCGTTCACCTGGGGCAATTCCGCAAGCGCGGCAGGAATAGCCGGCGCCGCGGCAGTCGCGGGGCGGGTGGTGGACACGGGCGGTGCGCACGCCGGTTTCGGCGTGGCGGCGGGGGCTGCGGTGGTGATGACGGTCCTGGCGCTCAGCGGCCTGCAGGACCCGTCACCGGACCTGCCGAAGTCGTCCGCACATCTCATGGGCTGA
- a CDS encoding DUF6193 family natural product biosynthesis protein has translation MTNTVEAAWHKILTTAGEPLRPEESPLAAPFAELVLVAHAEPLLRQLYPWTGMWELHFSRCTEIRHTWDIPYIGTLGDGRYYVEGPSRTSPRIAETDSAQAAVAMVIDRLPPRCGPAFIGNAEALAAYERARDGKWNL, from the coding sequence ATGACCAATACTGTCGAAGCAGCCTGGCACAAGATCCTGACCACTGCGGGCGAACCTCTCCGACCTGAAGAATCGCCGCTTGCCGCTCCGTTTGCCGAGTTGGTGCTGGTGGCGCATGCCGAGCCGTTGCTTCGTCAGCTCTACCCCTGGACCGGTATGTGGGAGCTGCACTTCAGCAGGTGCACGGAGATCCGCCACACCTGGGACATCCCCTACATCGGCACCCTGGGAGACGGCCGGTACTACGTCGAGGGGCCGAGCCGCACCAGCCCGCGGATCGCCGAGACAGACAGCGCGCAAGCTGCAGTAGCGATGGTCATTGATCGTCTACCACCACGCTGCGGCCCAGCCTTCATCGGCAATGCAGAGGCACTGGCCGCCTACGAGAGGGCGCGGGACGGCAAATGGAACCTTTGA
- a CDS encoding IS5 family transposase (programmed frameshift) codes for MRRHELSDQEWELLAPLIPRAVTGRPRADDRQVINGMIYKIRTGLPWRDLPDRYGPWQTVYTRFRRYALSGVCTQALQQIQAQADAAGDIDWLVQIDSTIVRAHQHAAATGRKGGCVGDEPDDQALGRSRGGLTTKIHLACDGRGRPLALLITPGQRHDGICAQPLLKRIRVPRLGFGRPRCRPAHVVADKAYSSRGFRAYLRKRGIGHTIPEKADQQQHRHNRGRQGGRPPGFDRETYRRRNTVERCFNRLKHFRGIATRYDKTATSYEAAVSLASFLLWVRSV; via the exons ATGCGCCGACATGAACTCAGCGACCAGGAGTGGGAATTACTCGCTCCGCTCATACCGCGGGCCGTGACTGGCCGGCCGAGGGCGGATGACCGGCAGGTCATCAACGGAATGATCTACAAGATCCGCACCGGCCTGCCGTGGCGTGACCTGCCCGACCGCTACGGGCCATGGCAAACGGTCTACACCCGCTTCCGTCGCTACGCGTTGAGCGGTGTCTGCACCCAGGCGCTCCAGCAGATCCAGGCCCAGGCTGATGCGGCCGGCGACATCGACTGGCTCGTCCAGATCGACTCCACCATCGTGCGAGCTCACCAGCATGCCGCCGCCACCGGACGAAAAGGGGGGTGCGTCGGC GACGAACCGGACGATCAGGCCCTCGGCCGATCACGCGGAGGCCTCACGACCAAGATCCACCTCGCCTGCGACGGCCGAGGCAGACCCCTGGCCCTCCTGATCACTCCCGGCCAACGCCATGACGGCATCTGTGCGCAGCCGCTGCTGAAACGCATCCGCGTCCCGCGCCTCGGTTTCGGCCGCCCGCGCTGCCGCCCCGCCCACGTGGTCGCAGACAAGGCATACAGCTCTCGCGGGTTCCGCGCCTACCTGCGCAAACGCGGGATCGGCCACACCATCCCCGAGAAGGCCGATCAACAGCAACACCGACACAACCGCGGCCGCCAGGGCGGCCGACCACCCGGCTTCGACCGCGAGACATACCGTCGACGCAACACCGTGGAGCGGTGCTTCAACAGACTGAAGCACTTCCGAGGCATCGCCACCAGGTACGACAAGACCGCCACCTCCTACGAGGCGGCGGTCAGCCTAGCGTCGTTCCTGCTCTGGGTGAGATCTGTTTGA
- a CDS encoding RHS repeat-associated core domain-containing protein encodes MGLGDLPERREDLGGVGFWLGETVTGATRMGIRIYDPTTGRFLSVDPVPGGSASAYEYCRVDPVNNYDLDGKSWWRGALKYSAIGAGIVSAIACGATIVCGIAEGAAAGAGATLPRTRDGEAGDGAGSPGVHDLWNPDES; translated from the coding sequence GTGGGGCTCGGCGACCTTCCGGAGCGTCGCGAGGACCTCGGGGGAGTCGGCTTTTGGCTGGGCGAGACGGTGACCGGTGCCACCCGCATGGGGATACGTATCTATGACCCGACTACCGGACGCTTCCTGTCCGTCGACCCGGTACCCGGTGGTTCGGCAAGCGCCTACGAGTACTGCCGCGTCGATCCCGTCAACAACTACGACCTCGACGGCAAGAGCTGGTGGCGTGGGGCACTGAAGTACAGCGCTATCGGAGCCGGCATCGTCAGCGCAATCGCATGCGGTGCCACGATCGTCTGCGGCATCGCTGAGGGCGCGGCGGCAGGCGCTGGCGCCACGCTGCCTCGCACGCGGGATGGCGAAGCTGGAGATGGGGCGGGTTCGCCAGGGGTGCATGACCTTTGGAACCCTGACGAGTCGTAG
- a CDS encoding trypco2 family protein, which produces MSQEPWAELGETVAAIRTQLQQAIDEGSSKALRFRTGPVELEFTVEVRKEGEAGTKIFVLPWSAQARGAASASRVHTIRLTLQPIDAEGEDARVSRDVEQRPS; this is translated from the coding sequence GTGTCGCAGGAGCCGTGGGCCGAGCTGGGCGAGACCGTGGCTGCCATCCGTACGCAGTTGCAGCAGGCCATTGATGAGGGCAGCAGCAAGGCACTGAGGTTCCGTACCGGACCGGTGGAGCTGGAGTTCACTGTGGAGGTCCGGAAGGAGGGCGAGGCCGGAACGAAGATCTTCGTGCTGCCGTGGTCCGCCCAGGCCCGCGGTGCGGCCAGCGCGAGCCGGGTCCACACCATCAGGCTCACCTTGCAGCCCATCGACGCCGAAGGCGAGGACGCTCGCGTCTCCCGCGACGTCGAGCAGCGTCCGTCCTGA
- a CDS encoding NACHT domain-containing protein encodes MEAEALLRVVEVWVPLTRRVGSGYLLADHLVLTAYHVVRDLPPNTPVEVRPLDRHARHRWLASQVCWPTAPVDLDRFPEQDVALLAIEESAWREERLPGRMRFGEVTGQERVPCQGIGFPDAEARPGNLRDTMVVRGSVDPLQAVKSRLMTVHVDEGIVPRQRAGGSGWAGASGTALFCGPLLIGVLVTDRAVADDASVLAAVPITAPAGLPAFRAALAAHGLCNMVIEPAPVPDTERLLAPYLAAVARAVRDHPYPAALPGRTASRLPPLADVYLRQDLRTHHRSEHQPSDADRPADKTVVADTLSPDDVLAQPHNGIVVAGPGGGKSSLLRTWAAELTRRVVEGTSAQIPVLVQAASLTPAPGTKGVPFPEVLATAVTDELSPHGLNETLTPHFFRTRPQYAARWLVLVDGLDEVTAEYPRSRLMSTLAAQDPQVYRFVVATRPAPESELTALGADVSRYTLQPFSSSDLRTVARRWFAALPGTRQDPERATEAFLRALDRARLRSPAAVPLMAAMLCQVYAENPRQALPESRGTLYDRFLLLLREHHDSSGSGGLGAQTMAFVAGRREVVQRAANRVVEKLPDLLEHLAAARHAGSTALALDIVAAHPDARLSSDAAQHVPSDTWRRFLDATLRRSGMLSASAGDLVFLHQTFEEHLAARHAARDPRTFHELLRRPGRYVPSSDAQGVRPRVWFRRYWKAPYGDDSYVGFLLDVALQKDHDTCVRYLSRLASQRAGTWGYRFIANQARLGTGIPEELVRRAAALHSDYYADRANDRRSPDWARLRDTDDLAKIDEPRAARIYASFALNTSVEPERRVGAAAALAQLGGPDCDDVYAAFAIDDMVPRSDRLAVLKKLAPGTGSRAANLCLVHAADTTLDDLQRHDAIEALERLGDPRVADQFLALATDTGVGDGIRVEAAADLARLADPRAAQLCHDFATDTGMPEHVRVRACRALAGLGDPRARELCHSFAADHSHMILYRLDAAGALVGLGDPRGAEHCYGVAIDTGVEDWIRSSAVGRMAEGADPHSADRLDELAGNMALGASLRLDAAQALHRRADVRAANRLNALADSTDLQVHERFSLANVLVELGDARAADVYVTVSADATLDGWGRVAVVEKLLELDDMRAPDVYARLAGDVSLKAEVRRYAAKLLSGLGDPRAVDLLQALDADPSHADSDRR; translated from the coding sequence ATGGAGGCGGAGGCTCTGCTGCGGGTCGTCGAGGTGTGGGTCCCCCTCACCCGGCGGGTGGGCAGCGGCTACCTGCTGGCGGACCACTTAGTGCTGACCGCTTACCACGTGGTGCGGGACCTGCCGCCAAACACGCCGGTGGAGGTTCGGCCGCTGGACCGGCATGCGCGCCACCGTTGGCTGGCGTCGCAGGTCTGCTGGCCGACCGCTCCGGTGGACCTCGACCGTTTCCCTGAACAGGACGTGGCACTGCTCGCCATCGAGGAATCCGCCTGGAGGGAGGAGAGACTGCCGGGCAGGATGCGATTCGGTGAGGTCACCGGCCAGGAGCGGGTGCCCTGCCAAGGCATCGGATTCCCGGACGCGGAAGCACGCCCCGGCAACCTGCGCGACACCATGGTCGTACGCGGCAGCGTAGACCCCCTGCAGGCGGTCAAGTCCCGGCTGATGACCGTCCACGTCGACGAGGGCATCGTGCCCCGGCAGCGGGCCGGCGGGTCGGGCTGGGCTGGCGCATCCGGCACCGCCCTGTTCTGTGGCCCGCTGCTCATCGGCGTACTGGTGACCGATCGCGCTGTCGCGGACGATGCCAGTGTCCTGGCTGCGGTGCCCATCACCGCTCCGGCGGGGCTGCCGGCATTCCGCGCCGCACTCGCTGCGCACGGCCTGTGCAACATGGTGATCGAACCCGCGCCAGTACCCGACACGGAGCGGCTGCTGGCCCCGTACCTAGCGGCCGTTGCCAGGGCCGTCCGTGACCACCCCTACCCCGCAGCCCTGCCTGGTCGGACCGCCAGCCGCCTTCCCCCGCTTGCCGACGTCTATTTGCGCCAAGACTTGCGTACCCACCATCGCTCGGAGCACCAACCGTCGGACGCGGACCGGCCTGCGGATAAGACGGTGGTGGCGGACACGCTTTCGCCGGACGACGTGCTTGCGCAGCCGCACAATGGAATCGTCGTGGCTGGCCCCGGGGGCGGCAAGTCAAGCCTGCTGCGCACATGGGCGGCCGAATTGACCCGCCGTGTAGTGGAGGGGACCTCAGCCCAGATCCCAGTGCTCGTCCAGGCCGCGTCCCTGACGCCCGCACCCGGGACGAAGGGTGTCCCGTTTCCGGAGGTGCTGGCCACTGCGGTCACGGACGAGCTCTCTCCCCACGGACTGAACGAAACTCTTACGCCCCATTTCTTTCGCACCCGGCCTCAGTACGCGGCCCGTTGGCTCGTCCTGGTGGACGGCTTGGACGAAGTCACCGCCGAGTATCCGAGAAGCAGGCTGATGAGTACCCTGGCGGCCCAGGATCCTCAGGTGTACCGATTCGTGGTGGCCACCCGCCCGGCGCCGGAGAGCGAACTAACCGCTCTCGGCGCGGACGTGTCCCGGTATACGTTGCAGCCCTTCTCCTCGTCGGATCTGCGCACCGTCGCCCGACGCTGGTTCGCGGCCTTGCCCGGAACCCGTCAAGATCCGGAACGGGCCACCGAAGCCTTCCTGCGTGCCCTCGACCGCGCACGGTTGCGGAGCCCTGCCGCCGTCCCGCTGATGGCCGCCATGCTGTGCCAGGTCTATGCCGAGAACCCCCGTCAGGCCCTACCCGAGAGTCGCGGCACTCTGTATGACCGATTTCTTCTGCTGCTCCGCGAGCACCATGATTCCTCCGGCTCAGGCGGTCTGGGCGCGCAGACCATGGCCTTCGTGGCCGGCCGGCGTGAGGTGGTTCAGAGGGCCGCCAACCGTGTCGTGGAGAAGCTGCCCGACCTCCTGGAGCACCTTGCCGCCGCCCGCCACGCGGGCAGTACCGCGCTCGCGCTGGACATCGTCGCCGCCCACCCCGACGCCCGCCTTTCCTCCGACGCCGCCCAGCATGTCCCCTCCGACACCTGGCGTCGGTTCTTGGACGCTACCTTGCGCCGCAGTGGCATGCTCAGCGCCAGCGCCGGGGACCTGGTCTTCCTGCATCAGACCTTCGAGGAGCACCTCGCGGCCCGCCATGCCGCCCGCGATCCCAGGACCTTTCACGAGCTTCTGCGCCGTCCCGGGAGATACGTTCCGAGCAGTGACGCACAGGGTGTCCGACCGCGAGTCTGGTTTCGCCGGTACTGGAAAGCTCCGTACGGAGACGACTCCTATGTCGGCTTCCTGCTCGACGTTGCGCTCCAGAAGGACCACGACACCTGCGTCCGCTATCTGAGCCGACTGGCGTCGCAGCGCGCGGGAACGTGGGGGTACAGATTCATCGCCAACCAGGCTCGCCTGGGCACCGGCATACCAGAGGAACTCGTTCGGCGAGCCGCCGCACTTCATTCCGACTACTACGCCGATCGCGCCAATGACCGCAGGTCCCCAGACTGGGCCAGACTGAGGGACACCGACGATCTCGCGAAGATCGATGAGCCCCGAGCCGCTCGCATCTACGCCTCATTTGCCCTGAACACGTCGGTTGAGCCCGAACGCCGGGTAGGGGCGGCCGCAGCACTGGCGCAGCTCGGAGGACCAGACTGCGACGACGTCTACGCCGCCTTCGCGATCGACGACATGGTGCCGCGGAGCGATCGCTTGGCGGTCTTGAAGAAACTGGCCCCGGGTACCGGGTCCCGGGCCGCCAACCTGTGCCTAGTTCACGCTGCGGACACCACTCTTGACGACCTCCAACGGCACGACGCCATCGAGGCGCTTGAGCGGTTGGGCGATCCCCGCGTCGCAGACCAGTTTCTCGCCCTGGCCACCGACACCGGCGTAGGCGACGGCATCCGGGTGGAGGCGGCTGCTGACCTGGCGCGGCTGGCCGATCCCCGCGCCGCCCAGCTGTGCCATGACTTCGCCACCGACACTGGCATGCCGGAACACGTCCGGGTCAGGGCCTGCAGAGCGCTCGCCGGTCTCGGCGACCCCCGGGCCAGGGAACTGTGCCACAGCTTCGCCGCCGATCACAGCCACATGATCCTCTACCGGTTGGACGCGGCCGGGGCGCTCGTAGGACTGGGAGACCCGCGCGGCGCCGAGCACTGCTACGGCGTTGCCATCGACACCGGTGTGGAGGACTGGATCCGCTCGTCAGCGGTGGGTCGCATGGCGGAGGGGGCAGATCCCCATAGCGCCGATCGCCTCGACGAGCTTGCCGGAAATATGGCGCTCGGAGCCTCCCTCCGACTGGATGCGGCCCAGGCACTTCACCGCCGAGCGGACGTTCGAGCTGCCAACCGCCTCAACGCTCTTGCCGACAGCACAGACCTTCAAGTCCACGAACGATTCAGCCTGGCCAACGTGCTCGTCGAGCTCGGTGACGCCCGCGCGGCTGACGTCTACGTGACAGTGAGCGCCGACGCCACACTCGACGGCTGGGGGCGGGTGGCCGTGGTGGAGAAGCTCCTAGAGCTCGACGACATGCGCGCCCCGGACGTCTACGCCCGCCTGGCCGGCGACGTGAGCCTTAAAGCGGAGGTCCGCAGGTACGCGGCGAAGCTGCTGAGCGGACTCGGCGACCCTCGCGCCGTGGACCTGCTTCAGGCGCTCGATGCCGACCCGAGCCACGCCGACTCCGACCGCAGGTGA
- a CDS encoding fic family toxin-antitoxin system, toxin component: MILHVDESWVLEVAERAGHRDPAADDYGVPIAAVARHRGELLDTPVYDGVFARAAALVHTLGRCRWLERSNLTVACAVAVMYLEASNIPVNPTREQLTALAHELNNPRCTAERIASFLRTWKP; the protein is encoded by the coding sequence GTGATCCTGCACGTCGACGAGTCCTGGGTTCTCGAAGTAGCGGAGCGTGCGGGGCACCGTGATCCGGCGGCCGACGACTACGGTGTGCCCATTGCTGCCGTCGCCCGCCACCGCGGAGAACTCCTCGACACTCCCGTCTACGACGGCGTCTTCGCCCGCGCTGCCGCCCTGGTGCACACCCTGGGCCGCTGCCGGTGGCTGGAGCGCTCCAACCTCACCGTCGCCTGCGCCGTCGCCGTGATGTACCTCGAGGCCAGCAACATTCCCGTCAACCCCACCCGGGAACAGCTCACCGCACTCGCCCACGAGCTCAACAACCCCCGCTGCACCGCCGAGCGGATCGCCTCATTCCTGCGCACCTGGAAACCCTGA
- a CDS encoding A24 family peptidase, whose protein sequence is MQKFWIIAAAVLWGAGTGLFIPRAAYRLSVPPEAPSRTTCPAGHAFTGLANGWLGRARCTDGDAYGPSTTALSAISAAVCAVLAAAVGDHPELVVWLLLIPIGVLLATVDLMVQRLPDVLTLPLAVISLVLLAVAAQLPGADGGWRTALLGSVVLGSFCVMLLLSSPASFGFGDVKLALTIGAVTGWYGWGILLAGTFAGFVLFTLYGLSLMAARRAHRTTALPLGPFLLAGAGVGVLLGSVH, encoded by the coding sequence GTGCAGAAGTTCTGGATCATCGCGGCGGCAGTCCTGTGGGGTGCAGGCACCGGTCTGTTCATACCGCGCGCCGCCTACCGGCTTTCCGTTCCCCCCGAGGCGCCCTCGCGGACGACGTGTCCCGCCGGACACGCCTTCACCGGTCTCGCGAACGGCTGGCTGGGGCGGGCCCGCTGCACCGACGGCGACGCGTACGGCCCGAGCACGACCGCCCTCTCCGCTATCTCGGCCGCGGTCTGCGCGGTCCTGGCGGCCGCCGTCGGAGACCACCCGGAACTGGTGGTCTGGCTGCTGCTCATCCCGATCGGCGTGCTGCTCGCCACTGTGGACCTCATGGTCCAGCGACTGCCCGACGTGCTCACCCTGCCGCTCGCTGTGATCTCGCTGGTCCTGCTCGCCGTGGCGGCGCAGCTGCCCGGCGCCGACGGTGGCTGGAGGACAGCCCTGCTCGGCTCTGTCGTGCTCGGCTCCTTCTGCGTGATGTTGCTGCTGAGCAGCCCCGCCTCGTTCGGCTTCGGAGACGTGAAACTTGCCCTGACTATCGGTGCCGTCACCGGCTGGTACGGATGGGGCATCCTTTTGGCCGGCACCTTCGCGGGGTTCGTGCTCTTCACGCTGTACGGCCTCAGCCTCATGGCCGCGCGCCGTGCCCACCGCACGACGGCCCTCCCGCTCGGACCGTTTCTCCTGGCAGGAGCCGGGGTCGGCGTGCTCCTCGGCTCCGTCCACTAG
- a CDS encoding haloacid dehalogenase-like hydrolase, which produces MIFRETAKLHGLTTDRADFERFARALTAAHLERAAELRERGHALPGAAAALNGLTEVGVRQIVVSGNIRAVAELKLQVFGLDAPILWELGAYGEDHDVRADLVQLSLERAHTTADAAVLIGDTPADIEGAHTNSVRVIAVATGRSDQAALRDAGAEVVLPDLRDTDLLVKLVRHGG; this is translated from the coding sequence GTGATCTTCCGTGAGACAGCGAAGCTCCACGGACTGACCACCGACCGCGCCGACTTCGAGCGGTTCGCCCGCGCCCTGACCGCCGCGCACCTGGAGCGCGCCGCCGAACTCCGAGAACGCGGCCATGCCCTGCCGGGCGCGGCCGCGGCCCTCAACGGGCTCACCGAAGTAGGCGTACGGCAGATCGTGGTCTCGGGGAACATCCGCGCCGTTGCCGAACTCAAGCTGCAGGTCTTCGGCCTGGACGCCCCGATCCTGTGGGAGCTGGGCGCTTACGGGGAGGACCACGACGTACGCGCCGACCTCGTCCAGTTGTCCCTGGAGCGCGCCCACACGACCGCGGACGCCGCCGTGCTGATCGGAGACACCCCGGCCGACATCGAGGGAGCCCACACCAACAGCGTGCGCGTCATCGCCGTAGCCACCGGCCGAAGCGACCAGGCAGCCCTCCGCGACGCCGGCGCCGAGGTGGTCCTCCCCGATCTGAGGGACACCGACCTGCTGGTCAAGCTCGTGCGCCATGGCGGTTGA
- a CDS encoding GntR family transcriptional regulator, producing the protein MGHEEPPPPPKHEVVANDLRLRLDNGEWAVGERLPSRARLAEEYEVGANVVQKAQERLIAEGRLQGRAGSGTFVTELRGRRRMIRSRHREHRGGSPFRADMAELGRTGTWEAHSEARTPAPHPIAQRLGIEPGDPCVRTKYEFLADGRPAQLSVSWEPMAITGNTPILLPEMGPLAGKGVVERMRSIGVDIVTALEVPHPARATQEQANLLGIGRGDLVLVIERTYYDGDGRAVETADITVPDARWEIAYEFGVDAR; encoded by the coding sequence ATGGGCCACGAGGAGCCACCGCCGCCGCCGAAGCACGAGGTCGTCGCCAACGATCTGCGTCTTCGACTCGACAACGGCGAGTGGGCGGTTGGGGAAAGACTGCCCTCCCGTGCGCGGCTCGCCGAGGAGTACGAGGTCGGCGCCAACGTCGTGCAGAAGGCTCAGGAAAGGCTCATCGCCGAGGGACGCCTTCAGGGCCGCGCAGGATCCGGAACCTTCGTCACCGAGCTCCGCGGGCGCCGCCGCATGATCCGCTCCCGCCACCGGGAACACCGCGGCGGCAGCCCCTTCCGCGCGGACATGGCCGAACTCGGCCGCACGGGCACCTGGGAGGCACACTCCGAGGCCCGCACACCCGCTCCGCACCCCATCGCCCAGCGGCTGGGCATCGAGCCCGGCGACCCGTGCGTCCGCACAAAGTACGAGTTCCTCGCCGACGGACGACCCGCCCAACTCTCCGTGTCCTGGGAACCGATGGCAATCACAGGCAACACACCCATCCTGCTGCCCGAAATGGGCCCGCTCGCCGGGAAAGGCGTCGTCGAGCGGATGCGCTCCATCGGCGTCGACATCGTCACCGCGCTGGAAGTCCCCCACCCCGCCCGCGCCACCCAGGAGCAGGCCAACCTGCTCGGAATCGGCCGCGGGGACCTGGTCCTCGTCATCGAGCGGACCTACTACGACGGCGACGGCCGCGCGGTGGAGACCGCCGACATCACCGTCCCTGACGCCCGCTGGGAGATTGCGTACGAATTCGGGGTGGACGCCCGGTAA